A genomic window from Leptospiraceae bacterium includes:
- a CDS encoding hydrolase, producing the protein MKDNVQYYNEIHPFIYGMQGRHNNNGKLVSHWGSKNKLARIKELRELNPSIKIIPTIFRWENKGEKISENIGMNGRKDIRDLHIKYILEEVDTYNYDGIDIDYEGMTCDKKEKFEEFIVILSKELKKRNKILSVAVHPKTPSKYTRTKNCKGKNLKMDFQENWRGPLTHDYKFLGKYADRVKIMAYELHPRKYHNPGPGPQGPNVWLENIIEYAITRVPNKKLFMAIPTYGYDWALNCKSRAKAVYYSTALKIQSKKHKFYQPTDVEEIFNRHAGRSKSWRNMGKFMDIHRDKVYEDPSLWYTEGGCDRVAFFMNRKAFEKKMELLRSYNLAGFSFWQLLSDNDPGINKYLSLLLTNQVPPIPIAERKIEMLENREREKIASAQEPKKKGNREKKQIKN; encoded by the coding sequence ATGAAAGACAATGTGCAATACTATAATGAAATACATCCATTCATTTATGGTATGCAGGGAAGACATAATAATAATGGAAAGTTAGTCTCTCACTGGGGAAGTAAAAATAAACTGGCTCGTATAAAAGAGTTGAGAGAACTAAATCCAAGTATAAAAATCATTCCAACTATATTCAGATGGGAGAATAAAGGCGAAAAAATTTCAGAAAACATTGGAATGAATGGAAGAAAAGACATCAGAGACCTTCATATAAAGTATATATTAGAAGAAGTAGATACATATAACTATGATGGGATTGATATTGATTACGAAGGAATGACCTGTGATAAAAAAGAGAAATTTGAAGAGTTCATAGTTATTCTTTCGAAAGAATTAAAGAAACGTAATAAAATATTATCAGTAGCCGTCCATCCCAAAACTCCCTCCAAATATACCCGCACAAAAAACTGTAAAGGTAAAAATTTAAAAATGGATTTTCAGGAAAACTGGAGAGGACCTCTCACCCATGATTATAAATTCTTAGGGAAATATGCTGATAGAGTTAAAATAATGGCCTATGAATTACATCCGAGAAAATACCATAATCCGGGTCCCGGTCCTCAAGGTCCTAATGTATGGTTAGAGAATATTATTGAATACGCAATTACCCGAGTACCCAATAAAAAATTATTTATGGCTATCCCTACTTATGGATATGATTGGGCTTTAAATTGCAAGAGTCGTGCAAAAGCAGTTTACTATTCTACTGCTTTAAAGATCCAGTCTAAAAAACACAAGTTTTACCAACCTACAGATGTAGAAGAAATTTTTAATCGACATGCAGGTCGCTCAAAAAGCTGGAGAAATATGGGTAAGTTTATGGATATACATAGGGACAAAGTTTATGAAGATCCATCCTTATGGTATACAGAAGGAGGTTGTGATAGAGTAGCCTTTTTCATGAACCGTAAAGCCTTTGAAAAGAAAATGGAACTTTTAAGAAGTTATAATCTTGCCGGCTTCTCCTTCTGGCAATTGTTATCTGACAATGATCCGGGAATAAACAAATACCTGAGTTTACTTTTAACCAACCAGGTTCCTCCCATTCCTATTGCTGAAAGAAAAATTGAAATGTTAGAAAATAGAGAAAGAGAAAAAATCGCTTCAGCTCAAGAGCCAAAAAAAAAAGGAAACAGAGAGAAAAAACAGATAAAGAATTAA
- a CDS encoding threonylcarbamoyl-AMP synthase: MTEPLETLITTDPALAGNILANAGIVIFPTETVFGIGASAYNEEACRKIYTIKNRPKDNPFILHISNLDRIKELAILKPEHQELISVFSPGPITYILPKKDEKLFSSGLPTIGLRIPSNPLAQKMLEHSNLPIAAPSANLSGKPSITRWEDAREVFKGKVNAILIGEQSEIGMESTVINLSTSPPVLLRPGGISFEELKFYLPDLKLGAEINTELILSPGLKYKHYSPECVVIAVPKLPQIEELNAGQIGFELNVKMGLNLKINNNQEYMKNLYSFFIDCEKKGLEKIYCELPKNDNLKETIMNRLEKASEV; encoded by the coding sequence GTGACAGAACCTTTAGAAACCCTTATTACAACTGACCCTGCGCTTGCCGGAAATATATTAGCAAACGCAGGGATTGTTATATTTCCAACAGAGACAGTATTTGGTATTGGGGCCTCAGCTTATAATGAGGAGGCTTGCAGAAAAATTTATACTATAAAAAATCGACCGAAAGACAATCCTTTTATCCTACATATCTCTAACCTTGATAGAATTAAAGAACTTGCTATACTAAAACCAGAACATCAAGAATTAATCTCAGTGTTCTCGCCAGGACCTATCACTTACATTCTTCCTAAAAAAGATGAAAAGTTATTCTCTTCCGGTCTACCTACTATAGGTCTAAGAATTCCTTCCAATCCTTTAGCACAAAAAATGTTGGAGCATTCAAATCTTCCTATCGCAGCTCCTTCTGCAAACCTATCCGGTAAACCTTCTATAACCCGCTGGGAAGATGCCCGAGAAGTTTTTAAGGGCAAGGTAAATGCAATTCTTATAGGAGAACAATCTGAAATTGGTATGGAGTCTACTGTAATCAATTTAAGTACCTCACCACCTGTTTTACTCAGACCGGGTGGAATATCATTTGAAGAATTAAAGTTTTATTTACCTGATTTAAAATTAGGAGCCGAAATAAATACCGAGCTTATTTTAAGCCCCGGTTTAAAATATAAGCACTATTCACCCGAATGTGTTGTGATAGCTGTTCCAAAACTTCCTCAGATTGAAGAATTAAATGCAGGCCAAATAGGTTTTGAACTAAATGTAAAAATGGGATTAAACTTAAAAATAAATAACAATCAGGAATATATGAAAAATTTATATTCTTTCTTCATTGATTGTGAAAAAAAAGGACTTGAAAAAATTTACTGCGAATTGCCCAAAAATGATAACCTGAAAGAAACAATAATGAATCGTTTAGAAAAAGCAAGTGAGGTATAA
- a CDS encoding YraN family protein has translation MSTSSKGKHGEDEAEKYLLKEGHTILVRNFRKHLGEIDIISQKGETLYFSEVKNWEIDFLDTPLQIFNKKKISKMRKLAELFLVEKGFLSKYYVSFCLLYIQKGEIIFYKDLF, from the coding sequence ATGAGTACATCTTCTAAGGGAAAACATGGTGAAGATGAGGCAGAGAAATACTTACTAAAAGAAGGACATACTATTCTTGTTAGGAATTTTCGTAAGCATCTGGGAGAGATCGATATTATCAGCCAGAAAGGTGAGACTCTTTATTTTTCTGAAGTAAAAAATTGGGAAATAGATTTTTTGGATACCCCCCTCCAAATTTTTAATAAGAAAAAAATTTCCAAAATGAGAAAGTTAGCAGAGCTATTTTTGGTAGAGAAAGGTTTCTTATCCAAGTATTATGTATCATTTTGCCTGTTGTATATACAAAAAGGTGAAATAATTTTTTATAAAGACCTTTTTTAA
- a CDS encoding HD-GYP domain-containing protein, with the protein MKKIKVSELRVGIKFSKPVYLDQDNVFINEFTPLTEADISRLKKFGFTEILTNGEILDDFSKPSESSSEANVKPSVKLADSDDFILEKLDLSKSFEEEAEEVRRDYLNIKNAEYTFIQFYRDSFQTIKSNFRKVAEKKNVEFTPFREIAENIINLVKNSGNISYHLLQYEVEGYYLYNHVLYSAFYATMIGQALELNRSKLLDLTSASLLADIGMTKIPPDISEKKEKLIEDEAKIIKQHPIIGYHILNNVFKVKKSLTILALQHHENFDGSGYPQRLKGADIDDMARIYAIADHFAALIHDRPWREKKMPYVALRSMLSANMNKFDLRLIKLFINILSMYPVGSYVELSDNSIAAVVSTNDSKPLRPNVAVFKTPEGKLLKENPFFINLMKNTDLSIIRAVGSPF; encoded by the coding sequence ATGAAGAAAATAAAGGTTTCAGAACTGCGTGTGGGGATAAAATTTTCTAAGCCAGTGTACTTAGATCAGGATAATGTATTCATTAACGAATTTACCCCTTTAACAGAAGCTGATATTAGTCGACTAAAAAAGTTTGGTTTTACTGAGATTTTAACAAATGGAGAAATTCTGGATGATTTTTCTAAACCTTCAGAAAGTTCATCTGAAGCGAACGTTAAGCCGAGTGTGAAACTGGCAGATTCTGATGATTTTATCCTCGAAAAGTTAGATTTAAGTAAGAGTTTTGAGGAGGAAGCTGAAGAAGTCAGGCGTGATTACCTGAATATTAAAAATGCTGAATATACCTTTATCCAGTTTTATCGTGACTCTTTTCAAACAATTAAATCGAATTTCAGAAAAGTTGCAGAAAAGAAAAATGTAGAATTTACTCCTTTCCGAGAAATTGCTGAAAACATCATTAACCTTGTGAAAAACTCAGGTAATATATCCTATCATTTACTTCAATACGAAGTGGAGGGTTATTATCTTTATAATCATGTCTTGTATTCTGCTTTTTATGCAACCATGATAGGTCAGGCTCTTGAGTTAAATCGTTCTAAACTCTTGGATTTGACTTCTGCTTCTCTTTTAGCCGATATCGGGATGACAAAAATACCTCCTGATATTTCCGAAAAAAAAGAAAAGCTTATTGAAGACGAAGCTAAAATAATCAAGCAGCATCCTATTATTGGCTATCATATACTGAATAATGTATTCAAAGTTAAAAAATCTCTTACGATACTTGCACTTCAGCATCATGAAAATTTTGATGGAAGTGGTTATCCTCAAAGGTTGAAAGGAGCTGATATTGATGATATGGCGAGGATCTATGCTATAGCCGATCATTTTGCGGCCCTGATTCATGATAGGCCCTGGAGAGAAAAGAAGATGCCTTATGTTGCCCTTCGTAGTATGTTGAGTGCAAATATGAATAAATTTGATTTACGTCTTATTAAATTATTTATTAATATCTTATCGATGTATCCGGTAGGTTCCTATGTAGAGCTTTCTGATAATTCCATTGCAGCTGTGGTAAGTACAAATGATTCAAAGCCTTTGAGGCCAAATGTTGCTGTTTTTAAAACCCCGGAAGGAAAACTTCTAAAAGAGAATCCTTTCTTTATTAATCTTATGAAGAATACCGATTTAAGTATTATTCGTGCAGTAGGTTCTCCATTCTAA
- a CDS encoding EscU/YscU/HrcU family type III secretion system export apparatus switch protein, producing MAGLNQKSIALKFIPGENKAPEVLINTEGSLADLIRKLAEKNDIPIIRDEGLANVLSLVPEGEEIPENLYKAVAAIYRFIQKIEKDLN from the coding sequence ATGGCTGGCTTAAATCAAAAAAGTATTGCATTAAAATTCATACCGGGTGAGAATAAAGCCCCGGAGGTTCTTATAAATACAGAAGGGAGCCTTGCGGACTTAATTCGGAAGCTCGCTGAAAAAAATGATATTCCGATTATTCGGGATGAAGGTTTAGCGAATGTTTTAAGTCTTGTACCGGAAGGTGAAGAGATTCCGGAGAATTTATATAAAGCGGTGGCTGCCATATACCGGTTTATACAGAAAATAGAAAAAGATTTGAATTAA